One region of Mucilaginibacter gotjawali genomic DNA includes:
- a CDS encoding non-ribosomal peptide synthetase, whose protein sequence is METSNSVIDIRPVEFDPFAEPEILASAHETEALLNNISPVYETAPVDFDPFGGPEIELIAPATESQTEIWASCLIGDADASCAFNESFTIVLTGDFNKDAMFRALQDVVNMHQALKMTFSGDGAHICVFKNVTLDVDFHDISSKTAEQQDAYIKAYNKQYVLTPFDLINGPLFKTSLFKLSDKEHYLTFVVHHIVCDGWSIGIMMQDLSQLYSAHTKGEYINLPKGPLFSDYAIAETAASSSESFKETEDYWIKQFEGSEHTLNLPIDFPRPALRTYKSHREDYTLNSTLANEVKKLGKSTGTSFVTTLLAAFEVFLHQLTGQDEIIVGLPAAGQPATDNFRLVGHCVNLLALRSFPKGELSFKNYLKQRRSDVLDAYDHQLYTFGSLLKKLNITRDSSRIPLVPVMFNIDMGLDNDVNFYALQHRLISNPREFENFELFLNIAGHEEAPTLEWSYNTQLFKAATIKRMMDGFEFLLTELVKQPEILIKNIPVLNAGEIQSQLNAWNNTQYPYPMYTPVHQLFSEKAETIPDKTAITFGEQKITYKQLDEQANQLARLLIKNGVKQADCVAFALDRSVEMLVALLAIMKTGAVYIPLDPQFPLNRINYMLEDSKAVVLLTSLKYKGYYESGAKELILEDEWQNLPEYGTTDPKVDVDGNNLVYILYTSGSTGNPKGVQIAHHNLVNFLTSMQKAPGITANDKLLAVTTISFDIAGLEIFLPLITGAEIILADSATAKDGRALLDIIRKEHVTIMQATPYTWRIMLEAGWSEKDPLKVICGGEALPQDLAQKLLTRASSLWNVYGPTETTVWSTIKHLTAEDKVISIGRPINNTSIYILDKFLKPLAPGVAGEIYIGGDGVAKGYLNRPELTDEKFIDDPFVKVPGAKMYRTGDLGKYMHNGEIECLGRIDAQVKIRGYRIETGEIEFQLEKEKDIKEAVVIARPDQLGVDKLVAFVVLDLENLNNVTAATQISNWKESLKKSVPDYMVPDNFIAVPAMPLTPNGKVDRKALAKHGAVITEETHIYVAPRTDIEKTLTNIWIEYLGVKKIGVHDNFFELGGHSLIAVKVMGRIEKETGKRLPLATLFESPTVEKLAQLFEPGKSITWDSLVPIKPKGSKMPLYMVHGAGLNVLLFNTLAMNMSPEQPVYGLQAKGLDGIDEPLDKIEDIAAHYIAAIIEQNPSGPYALAGYSFGGIIAFEMARQLEALGKEVKMLAMFDTYAYRSPHYDPTLMKLFKRGKFFIKRFFYTLTFSNGFRYTLVNTGTNIKRRFIRYYWNLRYGKNQTQAGIFGYSNKVDVMNEYAEKYYQLKPYDISVDVFRAENRTFYMDDFENLGWKPYALKGVRIHKIPGEHNTIFKTPNDKIFASILQKCLDEAVLKP, encoded by the coding sequence TTGGAAACATCTAATTCAGTAATTGATATAAGGCCGGTAGAGTTTGATCCTTTCGCAGAGCCCGAAATTTTAGCTTCGGCCCACGAAACAGAGGCTTTACTAAACAATATCAGCCCGGTTTATGAAACCGCTCCTGTTGACTTTGATCCCTTCGGCGGACCCGAGATCGAACTGATCGCCCCTGCTACAGAATCGCAAACAGAAATATGGGCGTCATGCCTCATTGGCGATGCGGACGCAAGCTGTGCTTTCAATGAAAGCTTTACCATTGTTTTAACCGGCGATTTCAATAAAGATGCCATGTTCCGCGCTTTGCAGGACGTAGTAAACATGCACCAGGCCCTTAAAATGACCTTCAGCGGCGACGGCGCACATATTTGCGTATTTAAAAATGTAACGCTGGATGTTGATTTTCATGATATCTCTTCAAAAACGGCAGAACAACAGGATGCCTACATTAAAGCTTACAATAAGCAATACGTCCTTACTCCATTCGACCTGATCAACGGGCCGCTTTTTAAAACATCATTGTTTAAATTAAGCGACAAGGAGCATTATTTAACCTTTGTTGTACACCACATTGTATGTGATGGCTGGTCGATCGGTATTATGATGCAGGATCTGAGCCAGCTTTATTCCGCACATACAAAAGGCGAATATATCAACCTGCCAAAGGGCCCGCTTTTTAGCGATTATGCTATCGCCGAAACAGCAGCATCTTCAAGTGAATCTTTTAAAGAAACCGAAGATTATTGGATAAAACAGTTTGAAGGAAGCGAACATACACTAAATCTACCCATTGATTTCCCCCGCCCTGCCCTGCGTACGTACAAAAGCCACAGGGAGGATTATACCCTAAACAGCACATTGGCAAACGAAGTTAAAAAGCTCGGCAAAAGTACCGGGACCAGTTTCGTTACCACCTTACTGGCCGCTTTCGAGGTTTTTTTACACCAGTTAACAGGTCAGGACGAAATAATCGTTGGCCTGCCTGCCGCCGGGCAACCCGCTACGGATAATTTCCGCCTGGTTGGCCATTGCGTAAACCTGCTCGCACTACGAAGCTTTCCAAAAGGTGAACTATCTTTCAAAAACTATTTAAAGCAACGCAGATCTGATGTGCTTGACGCCTATGATCACCAGTTGTATACCTTTGGCAGCCTGCTGAAAAAATTAAACATTACCCGCGATTCATCCCGGATTCCGCTGGTCCCCGTAATGTTTAACATTGATATGGGCCTGGATAATGATGTAAACTTTTATGCGTTACAGCACAGATTGATCAGCAATCCGCGTGAATTTGAAAATTTTGAGTTATTTTTAAATATTGCCGGTCACGAAGAAGCGCCAACGCTTGAATGGTCATATAATACACAATTATTTAAAGCCGCAACCATCAAGCGGATGATGGATGGCTTTGAATTTTTATTGACTGAATTAGTTAAACAACCCGAAATATTAATTAAAAATATTCCTGTTTTAAATGCCGGAGAGATTCAATCACAATTAAACGCCTGGAATAATACCCAATACCCCTATCCAATGTATACCCCTGTACATCAACTATTTTCAGAAAAAGCCGAAACAATTCCAGATAAAACCGCCATCACTTTTGGTGAACAAAAGATCACCTACAAGCAATTAGATGAGCAGGCTAACCAGTTAGCGCGTTTATTAATAAAAAACGGTGTTAAACAAGCCGACTGTGTAGCCTTTGCCCTCGATAGATCGGTAGAAATGCTGGTAGCGCTGCTGGCGATAATGAAAACGGGCGCTGTCTACATCCCTCTCGATCCCCAGTTCCCTTTAAACCGCATCAATTATATGCTGGAAGATTCAAAGGCCGTGGTTTTATTAACCTCGCTTAAATATAAAGGGTACTATGAATCCGGTGCTAAGGAATTGATTTTAGAAGACGAATGGCAAAACCTGCCTGAATATGGCACAACAGACCCCAAAGTTGATGTTGACGGCAATAACCTGGTTTACATCCTTTATACTTCGGGCTCAACCGGTAATCCAAAGGGGGTACAAATTGCGCACCATAACCTGGTAAACTTTTTAACCAGCATGCAAAAAGCGCCGGGTATTACGGCAAATGATAAATTACTGGCTGTTACAACCATTAGTTTTGATATTGCAGGACTGGAGATATTTTTGCCATTAATTACCGGGGCCGAGATCATCCTCGCCGACAGCGCCACTGCAAAGGATGGTCGCGCCTTACTGGATATCATCAGGAAGGAGCACGTAACCATAATGCAGGCTACACCATATACCTGGAGGATTATGCTGGAAGCCGGCTGGAGTGAAAAAGATCCCTTAAAAGTAATTTGCGGCGGGGAAGCGCTTCCGCAGGACCTGGCACAGAAACTTTTAACACGGGCATCTTCCTTATGGAACGTTTACGGACCAACTGAAACAACTGTATGGTCGACCATCAAACATTTAACTGCTGAGGATAAAGTTATTTCAATAGGCAGACCTATTAACAATACTTCCATATACATTTTAGATAAGTTTTTAAAACCACTTGCACCCGGTGTTGCCGGTGAAATTTACATCGGTGGCGATGGCGTTGCTAAAGGCTATTTAAACAGGCCCGAATTAACCGATGAAAAATTCATTGATGACCCTTTTGTAAAAGTGCCAGGCGCCAAAATGTACCGCACAGGCGATTTGGGCAAATATATGCATAACGGCGAGATTGAATGCCTTGGCCGGATAGACGCACAGGTAAAAATAAGGGGCTACCGTATTGAAACAGGCGAAATTGAATTTCAGCTTGAAAAGGAGAAAGATATTAAAGAAGCTGTTGTTATTGCAAGGCCCGATCAGTTAGGTGTTGACAAACTGGTGGCTTTTGTTGTGCTGGACCTGGAGAACCTTAACAACGTAACTGCTGCCACTCAAATATCGAATTGGAAAGAATCACTAAAAAAATCAGTGCCGGATTATATGGTGCCTGATAATTTTATTGCTGTACCGGCAATGCCGTTAACCCCCAACGGGAAAGTTGACAGGAAGGCATTGGCAAAACATGGCGCGGTTATTACCGAAGAAACACATATTTATGTTGCTCCACGAACTGATATTGAAAAGACTTTAACGAATATATGGATTGAGTACCTGGGCGTTAAAAAAATTGGCGTACATGATAACTTTTTTGAATTGGGCGGGCACTCGCTGATAGCCGTAAAGGTTATGGGCCGCATTGAAAAAGAAACCGGTAAACGTTTGCCTTTGGCTACTTTATTTGAATCGCCTACGGTTGAAAAGCTGGCACAATTGTTTGAGCCGGGAAAATCGATCACCTGGGATTCATTGGTGCCGATTAAACCCAAGGGAAGTAAAATGCCTTTGTATATGGTACATGGCGCGGGTTTAAATGTGTTATTGTTTAATACCCTGGCCATGAATATGTCGCCTGAACAACCGGTTTACGGCTTACAGGCAAAGGGATTGGATGGCATTGATGAGCCCCTTGATAAAATTGAAGATATTGCCGCACATTATATCGCCGCCATAATTGAACAAAACCCGAGCGGCCCTTATGCCCTTGCTGGCTATTCATTCGGCGGCATTATCGCCTTTGAAATGGCAAGGCAATTAGAAGCTTTAGGTAAGGAAGTAAAAATGCTGGCCATGTTTGATACCTATGCTTACCGCTCGCCGCATTATGACCCAACCTTAATGAAACTATTTAAAAGAGGAAAGTTTTTTATCAAACGCTTCTTTTATACACTAACTTTCAGCAACGGCTTCAGGTACACTTTGGTAAACACGGGTACCAATATCAAACGCAGATTTATCCGGTATTACTGGAATTTGAGATACGGTAAAAACCAAACCCAGGCAGGTATTTTTGGCTATTCAAACAAAGTAGATGTGATGAACGAATATGCTGAGAAATATTACCAGCTTAAACCTTATGATATTTCGGTTGATGTATTCAGGGCTGAAAACAGAACGTTTTATATGGATGATTTTGAAAACCTGGGTTGGAAACCATATGCACTTAAAGGGGTAAGGATACATAAGATCCCCGGAGAACACAATACCATATTTAAAACCCCCAACGATAAAATTTTTGCGAGCATACTGCAAAAGTGTTTGGATGAAGCCGTTTTGAAACCCTGA
- a CDS encoding 4'-phosphopantetheinyl transferase family protein translates to MVQIKVSNSFLSQVKWDDSSGCAFSINNQADIWRINIHSNSSSIQNLSTLLTRDEQVKAGRFLHKHDSDRYIISRGALKLIMGRYLNRKPALIEIETGENKKPYIKDSPLFYNLSHSGDWIILAVSDALIGIDTELVNNSYDFSDVINEYFSPEESHFINQEKSTERFFMLWTRKEALTKATGKGLDEDLKFIPCLDGQHYLKGNILSSHNNWTVSSFMLHKDYFASAAISDKTGDIRFWETDLGHKNFAFF, encoded by the coding sequence ATGGTCCAAATAAAAGTATCGAACAGCTTTCTAAGCCAGGTGAAATGGGATGACAGCTCGGGTTGTGCTTTCAGCATCAATAATCAGGCTGATATCTGGCGGATCAACATCCATTCAAATTCATCATCGATCCAAAATTTATCCACGCTGCTGACCCGGGATGAACAGGTTAAAGCCGGCCGTTTTTTGCACAAACACGACAGCGACAGGTATATCATCAGCCGCGGTGCGTTAAAGCTTATCATGGGCCGTTATTTAAACCGCAAGCCCGCTTTGATAGAAATTGAAACCGGTGAAAATAAAAAGCCTTATATAAAAGATTCACCATTGTTTTATAACTTATCCCATTCGGGCGATTGGATCATCCTGGCTGTTTCGGACGCGTTGATCGGTATAGATACGGAACTGGTAAATAACTCGTATGACTTTAGCGATGTCATAAACGAATATTTCAGCCCGGAAGAATCCCATTTCATAAATCAGGAAAAATCAACGGAGCGCTTTTTTATGCTATGGACAAGAAAGGAAGCATTAACAAAAGCAACCGGCAAAGGCCTGGATGAGGATCTTAAATTCATACCATGTCTCGACGGGCAGCATTATCTAAAAGGAAATATTTTATCTTCACATAACAATTGGACTGTAAGCTCATTTATGTTACACAAAGATTATTTTGCAAGTGCAGCAATCAGCGACAAAACAGGTGATATCAGGTTTTGGGAAACGGATCTTGGTCATAAAAACTTTGCCTTTTTCTAA
- a CDS encoding response regulator encodes MKKRILIVDDDLSILKLLNFILAKDYEIIVRNNGIDAFSWLEDGNIPDLIISDLQMPYFDGQSFIKNVKISGLFRDIPIIMLSAAHDLDEQVSKMPFQVDAYMPKPFNPTSLKTAILQVINIYAAATSN; translated from the coding sequence ATGAAAAAGAGAATACTAATAGTTGACGACGATTTAAGTATTTTAAAGCTACTTAATTTTATTCTCGCGAAAGACTATGAAATAATAGTGAGGAATAATGGTATTGATGCTTTTTCATGGCTTGAAGATGGGAATATCCCTGACTTGATCATTTCTGATCTTCAAATGCCCTATTTCGACGGTCAATCATTTATAAAAAACGTTAAAATCAGCGGTCTTTTCCGTGATATACCGATCATCATGCTGTCAGCAGCCCACGATCTGGATGAACAGGTGAGCAAAATGCCCTTCCAGGTTGACGCCTATATGCCAAAGCCCTTTAACCCAACTTCATTAAAAACTGCAATTCTGCAAGTAATAAATATTTATGCCGCTGCCACTAGCAACTGA
- a CDS encoding sugar transferase, whose amino-acid sequence MPLPLATEWNENAGSHTRIAYAGTQIKELVASELNNYFQIIFNETLEEFEEYMGNQSILSIPEIILLEVDENGECFKLIERLKQNFLFNGLIIVLISLSNDKDLKINAMRLKVHDFYIYPFAMSDLRERLNFLVKFKLIKPKLIEISKEVDTAYRIPVGKRLLDVLVSGTMLLILSPLLLLIAIAVKLGSKGPVLYKSKRVGTGYKVFDFYKFRSMRVDADKLLIELSTQNQYANEDGGTKAAFVKIKDDPRITKLGNFLRNSSLDELPQLFNILVGDMSLVGNRPLPVYEAEMLTSNEWSMRFLGPAGLTGLWQITKRGKLDMSERERKKLDNFYAQNHSFWLDMKILFKTVPAVFQKEKV is encoded by the coding sequence ATGCCGCTGCCACTAGCAACTGAATGGAATGAGAATGCGGGTTCGCATACCAGGATCGCCTATGCCGGAACGCAGATTAAAGAACTGGTGGCAAGCGAACTGAATAACTATTTTCAGATCATTTTCAACGAAACGCTGGAAGAGTTTGAAGAATATATGGGTAATCAATCCATACTATCCATTCCGGAGATTATTTTGCTGGAAGTTGATGAAAATGGCGAGTGTTTTAAACTGATTGAGCGTTTAAAACAGAATTTTCTGTTCAACGGGCTTATTATAGTTTTGATCTCCCTGTCAAACGACAAGGATTTAAAAATAAATGCCATGAGGTTAAAAGTTCATGACTTTTATATTTATCCTTTCGCGATGAGCGATCTTCGGGAGCGGTTGAATTTCCTGGTAAAATTTAAACTCATCAAGCCCAAACTGATCGAGATTTCAAAAGAAGTTGATACTGCCTACAGGATCCCCGTAGGTAAAAGGCTACTTGACGTACTGGTTTCCGGAACGATGCTTTTGATACTTTCACCCTTATTGCTACTGATAGCCATAGCGGTAAAATTGGGGTCAAAAGGGCCCGTATTGTATAAAAGCAAACGCGTTGGAACAGGCTATAAGGTGTTTGATTTCTATAAATTCAGGTCGATGCGGGTAGATGCTGACAAGTTGTTAATAGAGTTATCCACACAAAATCAGTACGCAAATGAGGATGGGGGCACAAAAGCCGCATTTGTTAAAATTAAAGACGATCCCCGCATTACTAAACTCGGCAATTTTTTACGAAATTCGAGCCTCGACGAGTTGCCTCAATTGTTCAACATTTTGGTGGGCGATATGTCACTCGTTGGTAACAGACCTTTACCGGTTTATGAAGCTGAAATGCTGACATCGAATGAGTGGTCGATGCGTTTTTTAGGGCCGGCAGGTTTAACCGGGTTATGGCAAATAACCAAACGCGGTAAATTGGACATGTCGGAACGGGAAAGAAAGAAACTGGATAATTTTTATGCACAAAACCATTCATTTTGGTTGGATATGAAAATTCTTTTTAAAACGGTACCGGCGGTATTTCAGAAAGAAAAAGTTTAA
- a CDS encoding TolC family protein produces the protein MNKLKALLLSLFILTLAGKTYAQATIFQDLSYPYLEKLIATAKKNYPQVKTLAYQTEIAKSSFHQASFTWLDAFSASYIYSPQGSTTTSATNPIIFNGLQLVATVSIGSLFERPYTIHNARVAVKIAEENQAQYDLTIEAQVKRFYFAYIEAQADLRNKVNAVQDATTAVNQIKHTFDKGETTFEVYSQALTNLYNQNSFRVQAELALFTAKTNLEEMLGTKLESVK, from the coding sequence ATGAATAAATTAAAGGCCCTATTGCTCTCATTATTTATTTTGACTTTAGCCGGAAAAACCTATGCTCAAGCAACCATCTTCCAGGACCTATCCTACCCTTACCTGGAGAAACTGATTGCGACAGCAAAAAAGAACTACCCGCAAGTGAAAACACTTGCCTACCAAACCGAAATTGCAAAAAGCAGTTTTCACCAGGCCAGTTTTACGTGGCTGGATGCATTCAGCGCCTCTTATATTTACAGTCCGCAGGGTTCAACCACAACAAGTGCTACCAATCCAATTATTTTTAACGGGCTTCAATTGGTGGCTACTGTTAGCATAGGCTCTCTTTTTGAGAGACCTTATACTATCCACAATGCAAGGGTAGCGGTTAAAATTGCCGAAGAAAACCAGGCACAATACGATTTAACCATTGAAGCGCAGGTAAAGCGGTTTTATTTTGCCTACATAGAGGCCCAGGCAGATTTAAGGAATAAGGTAAATGCTGTGCAGGATGCAACAACCGCAGTAAACCAAATAAAACACACATTTGATAAAGGGGAAACTACTTTTGAGGTTTATAGCCAGGCATTGACAAACCTTTATAACCAAAACTCATTTAGAGTACAGGCTGAACTTGCTTTATTCACGGCTAAAACCAATCTTGAGGAAATGTTGGGAACCAAGCTGGAAAGCGTAAAATAA
- a CDS encoding GumC family protein, whose protein sequence is MELSSYFSLVGKYKYIIIIIVLAMVTASYFLVKNLPDQYVSSTQIATGIVDASRHLLDSKDNPNAQQDQINREFSNLTEIIKLKKLVDNVSYQLIIHDLSSPAPFRKLNHKFKDLSPDAIKHALVVYRAKLQNGEPLSLYNADEKGLNELLISMKYDERSLRKDLDIERDGESDFITITYSSENPELSAFIVNTLSKEFISYYTVNVKQNESNALDFLSKLLEEKRNTLNNKKDSLQQYKIKNGILNVEDQAKDIFAQMLIYNDKKIEAERNIQSYDGAVKAIDNRFNPKDRQYIESTISQYNQSITNTADQLRTLNDEYVHSGFNPSYKPALDSMQKQLTAQIDNTSDKYITNPLVNKDNLVAKKLELEVTRDLAKYSVQSIDKELADLKAKYDRLVPFDAKVKTYESDITIASQEYLDVLNKFNALNLQSNFSIKLMQVEPATPDVAEPSKKMLLIALSGIGSLVICLLVLFVLYYLDDTIKEPIDLVNATQLPLLGSLNLITGPKPDLKKLWDVENRQKMQQFKELLRSVRFEIDQELKGGKVLGITSLVAGEGKTLVATSLAYSYSAINKKVLLIDGNFNNPTLSRTIQPKLFVEDYFRNNSYIERDNSSISVLGNRGGDITLLEINDEKNIQREFDDLKSRYDIILIDLPPLDSLNQSKEWLLFCCKAIAVFETDKGISRSQIQYIDYLKHLNLKFAGWVLNKAAIRNHSKQSKH, encoded by the coding sequence ATGGAACTATCGTCGTATTTTTCACTCGTAGGCAAATATAAATACATCATCATTATCATTGTTCTGGCAATGGTAACTGCATCATACTTTCTTGTCAAAAATCTGCCAGACCAATATGTTTCCAGTACACAAATTGCCACCGGCATTGTTGATGCATCGCGACACCTGTTAGATAGTAAAGACAACCCCAACGCGCAGCAGGACCAGATCAACCGGGAGTTTAGCAACTTAACCGAAATCATCAAACTAAAAAAACTGGTTGATAATGTTTCCTACCAGCTGATCATCCATGACCTGAGCAGCCCCGCCCCTTTCAGAAAACTTAACCACAAATTCAAAGACCTGAGCCCCGACGCCATCAAACACGCTTTAGTGGTTTATCGCGCAAAGCTCCAAAACGGAGAGCCTTTGTCTTTATATAATGCAGATGAAAAGGGATTAAACGAACTTTTGATCTCGATGAAATACGATGAGCGTTCGCTCCGCAAGGACCTGGACATTGAACGCGATGGTGAAAGTGATTTTATTACGATCACCTATTCCTCCGAAAACCCTGAACTATCTGCTTTTATCGTAAATACGCTGAGTAAGGAATTTATCAGTTACTATACAGTAAACGTAAAACAGAATGAATCAAACGCGTTGGATTTTCTATCAAAATTGCTTGAAGAAAAACGAAACACACTTAATAATAAAAAAGATTCGCTGCAGCAGTATAAAATAAAGAATGGCATTTTAAATGTTGAGGACCAGGCAAAAGATATTTTCGCCCAAATGCTGATCTACAATGATAAAAAAATTGAAGCTGAGCGGAATATCCAATCCTACGATGGCGCAGTTAAAGCCATTGATAACAGGTTTAACCCAAAAGACAGGCAATATATCGAGTCGACGATAAGCCAGTATAACCAATCGATCACCAATACAGCCGATCAACTGCGTACACTGAATGACGAATATGTACACAGCGGGTTTAATCCTTCTTATAAGCCGGCATTGGATTCGATGCAAAAACAGCTTACGGCTCAAATTGACAACACATCCGATAAATATATTACCAATCCATTGGTAAACAAAGACAACCTGGTTGCAAAAAAATTAGAACTTGAAGTTACCCGCGACCTCGCAAAATACAGCGTACAGTCCATTGATAAAGAACTTGCTGATTTAAAAGCAAAATACGACCGCCTGGTACCGTTCGACGCTAAGGTTAAGACTTATGAATCAGACATAACCATTGCCAGCCAGGAATACCTTGATGTATTGAATAAGTTTAACGCGCTAAATTTGCAGTCGAATTTTTCAATAAAACTAATGCAGGTTGAACCTGCAACACCAGATGTGGCTGAACCGTCGAAGAAAATGCTTTTGATAGCATTAAGCGGCATTGGAAGTTTGGTTATTTGCCTGTTGGTTTTATTTGTGCTTTATTATCTTGATGATACTATAAAAGAGCCGATTGACCTTGTAAACGCTACCCAATTGCCTTTATTAGGGTCGCTGAACCTGATCACGGGACCAAAGCCGGACCTAAAGAAACTTTGGGATGTAGAGAACAGGCAAAAAATGCAGCAATTTAAAGAGTTACTGCGATCTGTAAGGTTTGAAATTGACCAGGAACTAAAGGGTGGAAAAGTATTGGGCATAACCAGCCTGGTGGCGGGCGAAGGAAAAACGCTTGTTGCAACCAGTTTAGCCTACTCCTATTCGGCTATAAACAAAAAGGTATTATTGATTGATGGTAATTTTAATAATCCAACACTAAGCCGGACCATTCAGCCCAAACTATTTGTTGAAGATTATTTCAGAAATAATTCCTACATCGAAAGGGATAACAGCTCCATTAGTGTTTTAGGCAATCGCGGCGGCGATATTACTTTGTTGGAGATAAACGATGAAAAGAATATTCAACGGGAATTTGACGACCTGAAATCCAGGTACGATATTATACTGATCGATCTTCCGCCGCTTGACTCCTTAAATCAGTCAAAAGAATGGCTATTATTTTGCTGCAAAGCCATCGCTGTTTTTGAAACCGATAAAGGAATTTCGCGCTCACAAATTCAGTATATCGATTACCTGAAACATCTGAACCTGAAATTTGCCGGCTGGGTATTAAATAAAGCTGCCATACGGAATCATTCTAAGCAATCAAAACACTAA
- a CDS encoding O-antigen ligase family protein, whose protein sequence is MLNDEFRDNVHKRTFWENLIVKKFEAPVVIIFAVLASLFVTYIIALGGYQIGVVIICALIGLPIIYATVAYPKFGIISLIILSFFINYSSRFVPEPTPIGLLMDLWTYLLLLGLFVKMKKDKQWGYFNNPITYFLLIWLGYNMLEIINPVSPTILEWVFTVRTVAFIMLMYFVFLYHIRTKEFIRLLIKIWLALDVIGAISAIQQEFIGLLPLERDWLYRFPERFKLLFIGGHLRKWSIFSDPVVFAYNMVAAALLCIALMFGPIKFSKKVILGCMATLFIFVMLYSGTRASYVIIPAGILMLFILKLNRQIFVFSIISGIALFVLIKIPTSNATLARFQSAFKPSKDASFAERAKNQEAIRPYILSHPFGGGLGSVGVWGQRFAPNSYLAKFPPDSGYVRVAVELGWIGLLLYCIFNFVIMYKGIQYYYLIKDPELKTYCLGMVLFIFAFDVGNYPQQALVQYPSNILFFLAMAILNITMRLDLAERKLKPEIKPSKI, encoded by the coding sequence ATGCTGAATGACGAATTTAGAGATAATGTTCATAAAAGAACCTTTTGGGAAAACCTGATCGTCAAAAAGTTTGAGGCACCTGTTGTCATTATTTTTGCAGTTCTAGCTTCGCTATTTGTAACTTATATTATAGCGCTGGGAGGATACCAAATAGGTGTGGTTATTATTTGCGCCCTTATTGGCCTGCCCATTATATACGCTACCGTAGCTTACCCTAAATTTGGCATTATAAGCCTGATCATTTTATCGTTTTTCATCAATTACTCTTCACGCTTTGTACCGGAACCAACACCCATAGGCTTGTTAATGGACCTATGGACCTATTTACTGCTTCTGGGACTATTTGTTAAAATGAAAAAGGATAAGCAGTGGGGTTATTTTAATAATCCTATTACCTATTTTTTATTGATATGGCTTGGCTACAATATGCTGGAGATCATAAATCCTGTATCGCCAACCATACTCGAATGGGTTTTTACGGTACGTACGGTAGCCTTTATTATGTTAATGTACTTCGTGTTTCTTTATCATATCCGGACAAAAGAATTTATAAGACTATTGATAAAGATTTGGCTCGCACTTGATGTGATTGGGGCAATTTCGGCTATACAGCAGGAGTTTATTGGTTTGCTCCCTTTAGAACGGGATTGGTTGTACCGGTTTCCTGAACGTTTTAAACTTTTGTTTATTGGCGGGCATTTAAGAAAATGGTCAATATTCTCAGACCCTGTTGTTTTTGCCTATAATATGGTTGCCGCTGCCTTGTTGTGTATAGCATTAATGTTCGGGCCAATTAAATTCAGTAAAAAAGTGATTTTAGGCTGTATGGCTACACTTTTTATATTTGTGATGCTATACTCCGGTACACGGGCATCTTATGTGATCATCCCTGCAGGTATACTAATGCTGTTTATATTAAAATTAAACCGTCAAATATTTGTATTTTCAATAATATCGGGCATAGCGCTGTTTGTGTTAATCAAAATACCTACCTCTAACGCCACGCTTGCCAGGTTTCAAAGCGCTTTTAAGCCTTCAAAAGATGCCTCGTTTGCAGAACGCGCAAAAAACCAGGAAGCTATCAGGCCTTATATCCTTTCACACCCTTTCGGTGGTGGCTTGGGTTCTGTAGGTGTATGGGGCCAACGTTTTGCCCCTAATTCATACCTTGCAAAGTTTCCGCCTGACAGTGGCTATGTAAGGGTTGCAGTAGAATTGGGCTGGATAGGCCTGCTGCTTTATTGTATTTTCAACTTTGTTATCATGTACAAAGGAATACAATACTACTACCTGATAAAGGATCCCGAATTAAAAACCTATTGCCTGGGGATGGTTTTATTCATTTTTGCCTTTGATGTTGGTAACTATCCGCAGCAAGCACTCGTACAATACCCGTCGAACATTTTATTCTTTTTAGCAATGGCAATTTTGAATATTACCATGAGATTGGACCTGGCAGAAAGAAAACTAAAACCAGAAATTAAACCCAGTAAGATTTAA